In Cicer arietinum cultivar CDC Frontier isolate Library 1 chromosome 7, Cicar.CDCFrontier_v2.0, whole genome shotgun sequence, a single window of DNA contains:
- the LOC101501656 gene encoding probable aminotransferase TAT2, with protein sequence MESGIVTMNHECKATSTITIKGILSLLMESVGENKDDSKRVISLGMGDPTLTTCFPNTKFAEQAVADALHSAKFHGYAPTPGLPQARTAIAKYLSDDLPYELSSDDVFITCGCTQAIDVSVALLARPGANILLPRPGFPIYELCAAFRQVEVRHYDLLPGKGWEVDLDAIEALADQNTVALAIINPGNPCGNVYTYHHLEKIAKTAKRLGTIVIADEVYGHLAFGDNPFVPMGVFGSIVPVITLGSLSKRWIVPGWRLGWFVTNDPSGTFRKPKVVERIKKYFDLLGGPATFIQAAVPRIITQTDEVFFRKTIDNLRHTSDICCQELEDIPCISFPSKPQGSMAMMAELKLSHLDDISDDIDFCFKLAKEESVIILPGTAVGLKDWIRITFAADPSSLRDAMKRMKFFYQRHARKQ encoded by the exons ATGGAGAGTGGTATTGTAACAATGAATCATGAATGCAAAGCAACTTCAACAATCACCATTAAAGGTATTCTAAGCCTTTTAATGGAAAGTGTTGGTGAGAATAAAGATGATAGTAAGAGAGTTATTTCTCTTGGTATGGGTGACCCAACTCTTACTACTTGTTTTCCTAACACCAAGTTTGCTGAACAAGCTGTTGCTGATGCACTTCATTCTGCCAAGTTTCATGGTTATGCTCCAACTCCTGGTCTTCCCCAAGCAAGAAC CGCCATCGCGAAATATCTGTCTGATGACCTCCCTTATGAACTATCATCCGACGATGTTTTTATCACCTGTGGATGCACACAAGCCATTGATGTTTCAGTTGCACTGCTTGCTCGCCCGGGCGCAAATATCTTGCTTCCAAGACCCGGCTTCCCAATTTATGAACTTTGTGCTGCATTTAGACAAGTTGAAGTGAGGCATTATGATCTGTTACCAGGAAAAGGTTGGGAGGTTGATTTAGACGCTATTGAAGCACTTGCAGATCAGAACACAGTCGCGTTAGCGATTATAAACCCCGGGAATCCTTGTGGAAATGTATACACTTACCATCATTTAGAGAAG ATTGCAAAAACAGCAAAAAGGCTTGGAACAATTGTGATTGCTGATGAAGTTTATGGTCACCTTGCATTTGGGGATAACCCTTTTGTACCTATGGGAGTATTTGGCTCCATTGTTCCTGTTATAACTCTTGGATCCTTGTCTAAGAGATGGATAGTACCTGGATGGAGGCTTGGTTGGTTTGTGACAAATGATCCATCTGGTACTTTTAGAAAACCAAAG GTAGTTGAGAGAATCAAAAAGTATTTTGATCTATTGGGAGGCCCTGCTACCTTCATCCAG GCGGCTGTACCTCGCATAATTACACAGACAGACGAAGTTTTCTTCAGAAAAACCATTGACAATTTGAGGCATACATCAGATATATGTTGCCAAGAGCTGGAAGATATTCCATGCATTTCTTTCCCTTCCAAACCACAAGGATCAATGGCTATGATG GCAGAACTAAAACTTTCGCATCTTGACGATATTAGCGACGATATTGATTTCTGTTTCAAACTTGCTAAGGAGGAATCTGTTATCATTCTTCCAG gAACTGCAGTAGGGCTAAAAGATTGGATTCGTATCACTTTTGCTGCTGATCCATCTTCTCTCAGAGACGCCATGAAAAGGATGAAGTTTTTCTATCAAAGACATGCGagaaaacagtaa